In Solanum lycopersicum chromosome 5, SLM_r2.1, the following are encoded in one genomic region:
- the LOC138348643 gene encoding uncharacterized protein: protein MKKIEEIEISGKMAGDDEPVIVQENANRAANIGQEIDYNHPLFLSPSDVSENQIISFQLTGMENYAIWFRSMRISLLGRNKLGMVDGSCDKEKYSENLWNHWDRVDAIVQSWLMNSVSKSSLGGIMYAATAKAVWQDLQERFTKIDGSRTFNLHKEIATLTQGVNSVTVYFSKLKTLWEEFEALVPPPGCNCERSKEFIVHLQKLKLFQFLMGLNDSYNQARSQILLMSPLPSINQAYAMVMGDESQRSVSAMNGILGANPMSHTCNYESALYSRTNGNQKFTINSHLYCEVCKIRGHNKDNCWKIVGYPPEFKFKKKKFSEGGSAAYNVSAKENTQNEVLQAGNEQSEFKYGSDTNVFSHG, encoded by the coding sequence ATGAAAAAGATTGAAGAAATCGAAATCTCTGGAAAAATGGCTGGAGATGATGAACCAGTAATTGTTCAAGAGAATGCCAATCGAGCTGCCAACATTGGTCAAGAAATTGACTACAATCATCCATTGTTTTTATCTCCATCAGATGTTAGTGAAAATCAGATCATTTCATTCCAGCTAACAGGTATGGAAAACTATGCAATCTGGTTTCGATCTATGCGCATTTCTCTGCTAGGGAGAAATAAACTAGGAATGGTAGATGGATCAtgtgataaagaaaaatatagtgaAAATCTGTGGAATCACTGGGATCGAGTTGATGCCATTGTTCAATCTTGGCTGATGAACTCTGTTTCTAAGAGTTCACTAGGTGGCATTATGTATGCAGCCACAGCTAAAGCAGTTTGGCAAGATCTACAAGAAAGGTTCACCAAGATAGATGGTTCAAGAACCTTCAACCTGCATAAGGAAATAGCCACCCTAACTCAAGGAGTAAACTCTGTAACAGTCTATTTCTCCAAACTTAAGACTCTTTGGGAGGAATTTGAGGCTTTGGTACCACCACCTGGTTGTAATTGTGAAAGATCTAAAGAGTTCATAGTGCATTTgcaaaaactgaaactgttccagTTTCTGATGGGGCTGAATGACTCATATAATCAAGCAAGAAGTCAGATACTGCTCATGAGTCCATTACCTTCAATCAATCAAGCCTATGCTATGGTGATGGGTGATGAGAGTCAAAGGTCTGTGTCAGCTATGAATGGAATCTTGGGTGCAAATCCAATGTCACATACATGCAACTATGAATCTGCTTTGTACAGCAGAACAAATGGTAATCAAAAGTTTACAATAAATTCTCATCTGTATTGTGAGGTTTGCAAAATAAGAGGACACAATAAGGATAATTGTTGGAAAATAGTGGGATATCCCCCTGAATTCAagtttaaaaagaagaaattctCTGAAGGTGGAAGTGCAGCTTACAATGTGAGTGCAAAAGAAAACACTCAAAATGAGGTACTTCAGGCTGGAAATGAGCAATCTGAGTTCAAGTATGGTTCTGATACGAATGTGTTCAGTCATGGATAA
- the LOC138348515 gene encoding arabinogalactan O-methyltransferase 1-like: MQKQSHSHLKPQRSWCLVTALVAVLLFISLFLKTSNNWILCNNNKAPTMDNFLVDKLNSQQILLDAILHYATSRVIPQQNINEIRISFDVLKNRTPCNFLVFGLGHDSQMWASFNSRGNTLFLEEDPKWVETIVKDAPFLHAETVKYRTMLSEADDLVEHYRKEPDCSAKKSFLRGNHGCKLALDMLSNEVYDKEWDLIMIDAPRGYFAEAPGRMAAIYSAAVMARNRKGKGVTHVFLHDVERKVEKVYAELFLCRKYLVKGVGRLWHFEIPPASNVGDSFC, translated from the coding sequence atgcaaaaacaGAGTCATAGCCATCTCAAGCCACAGAGATCATGGTGCCTCGTTACAGCATTAGTTGCAGTTCTACTCTTCATTTCTCTGTTTCTCAAAACGTCTAACAATTGGATCCTTTGCAACAACAATAAAGCTCCAACCATGGACAATTTTCTTGTTGATAAGTTGAATTCACAGCAAATCTTGCTTGATGCAATTTTACACTATGCCACATCGCGAGTGATACCTCAACAAAACATCAACGAAATCCGAATATCGTTTGACGTTTTGAAAAATCGCACTCCTTGTAATTTCCTTGTATTTGGTTTGGGTCATGATTCACAGATGTGGGCCTCATTTAATTCCCGTGGGAACACATTGTTTTTAGAGGAAGATCCGAAATGGGTGGAAACAATCGTAAAAGACGCCCCGTTTCTGCACGCGGAGACAGTGAAATATCGAACGATGTTATCAGAGGCAGATGATTTAGTTGAGCATTACCGTAAAGAGCCAGATTGTTCAGCGAAGAAATCTTTTCTACGCGGCAATCATGGATGTAAATTAGCACTAGATATGCTATCGAATGAGGTTTACGATAAGGAATGGGATTTGATTATGATCGATGCACCTCGAGGGTATTTTGCAGAAGCACCAGGTAGAATGGCAGCCATCTATTCGGCGGCGGTTATGGCGAGAAACAGAAAAGGAAAAGGCGTTACCCATGTGTTTTTACATGATGTGGAACGGAAAGTAGAGAAAGTTTATGCAGAACTATTCTTGTGTAGAAAATATTTGGTCAAAGGGGTAGGAAGGCTTTGGCATTTTGAGATTCCACCAGCGTCCAATGTGGGAGATAGTTTTTGTTAG